The nucleotide sequence TCAAATTACGTCTGACATACTGTAATTGTTGTCGCGTCGCCTTCCGGATCTGCTGCATGGTTCTTCGCTTCCCCCGTGCAAAGGTCAGATACTGTTTCCGCGCTCGTATCCGGTAGGTCCTCGGTTTCTTCTTAAGGTCACTTTCGGCGTACAAAGTATCTATAATACCTTATAGCTTTTCCCGCGCATCATTAAGCAAGCCAACATCATTCGGAAAACGGATGTCCTGCGGAATACAGGTGGCATCCAGTATCAACTGACCTTCAGTATCCTGATCATCGTCGCTATCGTCATTCTTATCGTTCTTTTTGCTCTTTTTCTTTTCAACAAATTATTTTGCGATAAGTTCATTCACTTCCACGATAATCTCACTGCCCAGGCGTTTTCGAAAATACACCATCAGACTCGCTTCAAAGATGGGGTCTTCCTGATAAGATTCAAAGCCAAGAAAATATTGAAGATACGGATTTTCCTGGATTTCCAGTATCGTTTCTTCATCTGTAAGGTTCTTCTTTTCCTTGATGATAAAGGCTCCCAAGACAACCCGAACGCTCTTCGCTCGGCGTCCTTTTTCCTTGGAAAACTTATACGCATACCCCGGTTCTATCTCTTTCCAGAGGGATAATCCTGAACATTTGTACCCATCGGTTATCTGCTCGCAGGCGGCCACCAAAAGAAGGCAGATAGAAATCCACAAACTCAGGGTACGCTACTCGCTTTTTATACACATCACCCCTCCAATCAGGTGCATGCTTTTTTGGCCATTTTTCGCGTTTTCCGTGCACTTCAACAGGAGAAATCCTAACATATTTTCCTGCTCTATGGGAATTTACCTATTTTTCAGGAGACCCTAATTCTATGGCATGATCGCTGAGTACAGCTCATAGGGCTATACGATGCTGGAGCAGGATAGTTGTAATGCAATGTACAATCCTCGAGGTGCGAGACCCCTGTTGATCAAAAAAGTTAAGATATAGAATCTTACGTACTTTATTTCAAGTATTTAGGATCATTGTATAATATGCTCTTTCGCTAGTGCATATTAAGAAGCTTAAGATCTTGATCGAGTGAGAATCCCTTCGTCGTAAGGTAGTTTCCGGTCATTAATGCGTCTGCTCCGGCTTTGACACAATCGAGCACAAACGCATGTTCAAACTGATCGCGCCCCCCTGCAATCCGTATTTTCGCCGCAGGGTTTATCTCTCTTGCAAAACCGATCGTTTTTACGATCTCTTCTTTGGAGAGAAGCGGCATTTGTGCCAGTGGAGTTTCCTCGACTGCATGTAAAATATTTATCGGAATCGAACGAATATTGAGTTCTTGTATCTGATTAAACATCTCTATGCGATCTTTCTCAGATTCACCAAGACCAATTATACCGCCACAGCAAAGCTCCAAGCCGGCTTGTCTGGCAATTTCCAGAGTATTGATCCGTTCGGCATATGTATGGCTTGTACATATTTTGTTAAAAAAAGACGGCCCAGTCTCAAGATTGTGGTGATAGCGGGATACCCCTGCCAGTGCAAGTGCCCTGGCCCTCTCTTTAGTTAAGAAACCCAGTGACACACAGACTTTAAGCCGAGGTGCCGCTTGTTTTATTTTTTTTACAGTATCGATTATATATTCGAACAGAAACTGTGACGGCTCTCTCCCGCTGGCAACAAGGGAAAAATACGAGACACCTTTTTCCGCAAGCAACCTTGCCTGTTTAAGCAGAGAGGGCTGAGGCAGCGTATCGTATTTCTCTATATCACAGGTATGATGTTTTGATTGAGCACAAAACGCACAATCTTCACTGCAATTACCGGAATGGACATTTACGATAGAGCAGAGTTCGATGGGTAACTGTTTCATATTAATCATCGATTCTCCTAAAAACTGTGATCGGCTTTCATTCAAGCCCGCAGTCAGCGTTCTGTATCCGCGATTAGCGGGCTGCGTATCTCCGTAACTTCTTTCGCAGCATTAGCCAAGGTTCTCTCCTAAGACATGGGGCAGCTTTTTTTGAGGTATATAAAGTCCGATAAGCGAAAAACCAGTCGAAAGAGCCATTCCCACCAAGGCCACCATATCAACAGCCGTAAGGTTCGCCGCAACGCCTAAAACTCCACCGCACACAATTGCCCCGACTCCCCAGTATGGATGAATTTTTCGCTTTTTCCACATGATTAAGGAAATTGCGATAGGAGGAACAATGCCAGCGGTAAATACACCATACGCCTGAATAAGCAAAGAGATGATATCCGGATTCTTCGTTGCTAATAGTGCGGAAACCATTCCGACGATTCCGATAACTAATCTGGTATTTGCGATGCGTTTCTTCTTTAAGAGATCATATTCTACGATACTTGCAACTGCAAACAGGCAGGTATCTGCTGATGATATAATTGCCGAAAACAGACCCAGTAGCAGCACCAGGCCGCCTGGAGTTGGAAGTTTTTCCTTGATAAGGTAACCTAGGACATCGCCAGTATAGGATTGCTCGATATAAAACGAAGCCCATATGCCTATGAAAGTAATCACAAGGCTTATGATCAAAAGCCCCAGTGCTGAAAAAAGTGAGGCCTTTTGAGCCTTCTGAGGACTTGTCGAACTTAATAGCCGACTGAAAAGCAGAGGACACACAAAATAACTCCCGCCAATGATAAATAGATAATACAACAAATCTTTTGCCGTAAAACTGCTATTTACAATATCAAATCGAACACTCTCCAAAGGAATCGCTTCACTGGTAAAAAGAAATATGAACGTATAGAGTAGAGCTCCCCCCAAAACAGCGAACTGTATCTTATCGGTTTTGATTATTGATGGCTGCCCACCTAGTATTGAATAAAAAATGATGACGGCAGCTGTTATGAGGATAGAATAAAATGGGGTTATGCCGCCGAAGAGCGATAAAAGCTTTGCTCCGGCCACAAATTGCGCGGCAATAATACCAATCCACGCGATAACCACCACTACTGAAGTCAAGAATCGTGCTTCTTTCCCTATGAGTCGCTCCGACAAATCAGGCAGGGTATAGGCGCCAACTTCTCGTACCTTTTGGGACAAAAAAAAGGATTGGCATAGAAGGCCAAGAGCTCCGGCCCCCAGCCACCAAAATGCCGGAAACCCGATAGTGCACGCTGTTGAAACCACCCCCAGGGTAGCCGAAGCCCCAATACACGTCGCAAGGATGGAGTACGTAATGGATCCGGCTCCCTGTTTCCTCCCGGAAACGACAAAGTCGTCGAAATTTCCGATCTTCTTGAATTCGGAAAGGCCGAAGCCGAGTAGTACGACAGCATACACAACAACTGCAGCAATCACTGTTCATCACCTGCTTATGTTGAGATATTCCCGTACGACCCGGCACATGGTCTGTGCAATTTTAATCACATCCTCTTTTGTGCACACATAGGGCGGCATCGTATATACCAGCTTTCCAAAGGGACGAATCCACACCCCTTTTTCAACAAACATTTTTTGAATGACCTTCATGTCCACTGCTTTTTCGAGCTCAATGACACCTATGGCACCGAGAACTCTGACATCCCGTACTCCTTTAAACCAGCGAGCAGGAGCGAGGTACTCTTTCAAGAGATTTTCGATAGTTAAGACTTTTTCCTGCCAGTTATTCTCTGATAAGAGATCGAGACTGGCCTCAGCGACGGCACAAGCAAGAGGATTTGCCAT is from Marispirochaeta sp. and encodes:
- the bioB gene encoding biotin synthase BioB, translated to MINMKQLPIELCSIVNVHSGNCSEDCAFCAQSKHHTCDIEKYDTLPQPSLLKQARLLAEKGVSYFSLVASGREPSQFLFEYIIDTVKKIKQAAPRLKVCVSLGFLTKERARALALAGVSRYHHNLETGPSFFNKICTSHTYAERINTLEIARQAGLELCCGGIIGLGESEKDRIEMFNQIQELNIRSIPINILHAVEETPLAQMPLLSKEEIVKTIGFAREINPAAKIRIAGGRDQFEHAFVLDCVKAGADALMTGNYLTTKGFSLDQDLKLLNMH
- a CDS encoding sodium:solute symporter family protein; translated protein: MIAAVVVYAVVLLGFGLSEFKKIGNFDDFVVSGRKQGAGSITYSILATCIGASATLGVVSTACTIGFPAFWWLGAGALGLLCQSFFLSQKVREVGAYTLPDLSERLIGKEARFLTSVVVVIAWIGIIAAQFVAGAKLLSLFGGITPFYSILITAAVIIFYSILGGQPSIIKTDKIQFAVLGGALLYTFIFLFTSEAIPLESVRFDIVNSSFTAKDLLYYLFIIGGSYFVCPLLFSRLLSSTSPQKAQKASLFSALGLLIISLVITFIGIWASFYIEQSYTGDVLGYLIKEKLPTPGGLVLLLGLFSAIISSADTCLFAVASIVEYDLLKKKRIANTRLVIGIVGMVSALLATKNPDIISLLIQAYGVFTAGIVPPIAISLIMWKKRKIHPYWGVGAIVCGGVLGVAANLTAVDMVALVGMALSTGFSLIGLYIPQKKLPHVLGENLG